The Myxococcus virescens sequence ATGAGCCCGGATGTCATGGCGTGCGGGTCCGGCTGATGGGGGACATCGTCCACGCGTCCGGGGTCGTGCTGGAGAAGGACCTCGTCTATGCGGAGGCGCGGTTCACGCTGACGGCGGAGCCGCCGCGGGGCACGCCGGAGCTGGATGCGGCGGCGCCGTCGGGACAGGCACTGCGGGTCCACGACCCACACTGCGCCGCCGGTGCGCCCATCGAGCTGCGGAAGATGTTCGACTGCCTGGAGGAAATTCGCATCGAGCCGTCGGCCCGGTTCGCGCGATTGGGGCTGCCGACCGAGCCTCGTCAGGCGGGCAGCACCGTGCCCGCGCTCGTCCTGGATGCCGCCTTGCGGCTGAGCGCGATGCATGTGGATGGGGAGTCGAGCGCGGTGTTCGCGCCCATCCAGTTCCAGCGGGCCACGTTCGATCGTGGCCTGGTGGACGCCCGAGGTGGAGCGCCGCTTCACCTCTCGTTGAAGGCACTTCCTCCGCGAGTGGATGGCGACCTGCTGGAGTGCGGCACCGTCGCTGCGCTCGACGAGGCGGGACGGCTTCGGATGTTGCTCGAGGGCGGCCTTGCGCGGCCCATGGCTTGAGACCTCCTTCCTTCGGGTGAACGCATGAATTCTTCCAATCCCCAGGCGGGTCCCATTCCCGCCGATGACCCCCGGTGGCTGCGGTCGGAGCTGCGCCGGGTGATGCCGCCGGAGTCCTTCCAGCCGCAGCCCCTGCGAGGCATCGTCGCGTTCGGGCTGGTCCCGGTGATGGTGGTCTTGATGTGGGCCGCGGGAAGCGGGCGGCTGCCATGGTGGGCGTGCCTGCTCATCTCGTTCGTGCTCGGGCAGATGGTGACGGCCGTGGGGCTGGCGGCGCATGAGGCGCTGCACCACGCGGTGTTTCGCAGCAGGGCGCTGGAGAGTCTCCTGGGCTGGGTGGGCTTCAGCCCGTTCCTGGTGACCCCCGGGAACTGGCGGGCGTGGCACGTCCAGGCACACCACAGCGCGGCGAACGTCCTGGTTCGGGACCCGGACATCCTGCCGCGTCAGAGCGAGTGGCGGACCCAGTGGTTCGCGAAGGTGTTCCACGCGATGTCTCCGGGCTCGGGCTCGTTGCTGAGCTTCGTCAGCTTCAGCTTCTTCTTCACCGCCCAGGGACAGGCCTTCCTCTGGCACCACAGCCGGCTGCCGCAGTTCAAGCATGTGCACATGCATCGAACGCGGGAGCGCGTCCTCACGGTGCTCGTGCTGCTGGGGTGGGTCGCGGTGGGCTGGTGGATGGGGCCAATGGGGGCGCTCTATGCGCTCATCCTTCCGCTCCTCATCGGCAACATCACCTTGATGATCTACATCGCCACCAACCATTGGCTGCTGGCCGCGCACGAGGAGTCGGACAACCCCTTCGTGAACACGGCCAGCGTGGCGACGCATCCGGTGATGGACTGGCTGCACTACAACTTCAGCCACCACCAGGAGCACCACATCTTCCCGGCCATGAGCCCGAAGTTCGCGCCGCTGCTTCGCAAGCACCTGCGCGAGCTCAACCCCGAAGCGTCACAGGTGTACCCGCACCTGCACGCGCTTCGGATGCTTTACCGGCGCCCGGCGCTCTATGCCGAGGACGGGCAGACGCTCATGGCTCCGGATGGGACGCCTTCGATTTCGACGGAAGCGCTGCGCAGCCAGCTCAAGGGAGGTGGGGCAAGTCTCGAACACGGCCTGAACCGGTGAACGGCTGCGCCTATGTTATGGGGCACCATGCCTCCCTCCGACACCGAGTCCTACCTCCTCGACTACCACCGCCGGCTCGCGGGCGTGACCGCGCGGTGGTTCGCGAAGACTCCCGTGGTTCGGGGGGACAGCCGATTCGCCTCCACCTACGAGTTGCTGGCGGCGGAAGTCCCCCAGGACGCGCGGCCGAGGACCGTGCTCGACCTGGCTTGCGGTGATGGCTACCTGCTCGAGTTGCTCGCTCGGCGGGCGCCTCCGCGTCCAAGACTCGTTGGCCTGGACATGAGCGAGGACGAGCTCGCCCTGGCCCAGGCGCGATTGAAGGGGGCCGCCACGCTGATTCAAGGCGTGGCGCAGTCGCTCCCGTTCGAGGACGCCAGCCTCGACGTCGTGCTCAGCCACCTGGCGCTCATGTTGATGGATGACTGCGAGAAGGTCCTCTCCGAGATTCGCCGCGTCCTGACGCCTGCCGGGAAGCTGTCCTGCGTCGTCGGCGGAGGCTTCATGCCTTCCGGGGCGCTCGCGGTGTTCCGCGCCCTGATGAAATCCGCCATCGAGGCGCAGCCTCGCCCTCTGCTGAGCCTGGGCGACACGCGCTTCCGCTCCACCGAGGGGCTGAGGGCACTCTTCGACCTCGCCTTCGAGCATGTCGAGGTCTTCGACCTCGAGGTCCAGGAATGCGGAGAGCCGGAGCAGGTCTGGGCTTCCCTCTCCTCCACCTACGACGCCGACCAGCTCCCGCCCGACGCACGCGAGGACGTCCGGCGCGCGTTCCTCGCGGCCGTGGAGCCCATGAAGGATTCAACTGGAAACATCACGTGTCTCTGGAGCATGCGGCAGGTGACGGCGGGCACGCCGCGACGCCGCGGCGTGTAAGGCCTGGCGTGACCTGCCTGGCGCCTTGTCGCCCAAAGGACAAGGTGACCGACTCGTGATGAGTTGGCGCGCGGGCATGGGCAACCCAATCTCCTGGGCCTTCTGGCGAATGGAGACATGCCCATGCAGCGCAGGAGCTTCCTTCGACTCACGGCGATGAGCAGCGGACTCCTGGCCCTGGGGCCGGGTTTCTGGCGTTCCGTTCATGCCGCTCCCGCCCGGCCGGGGCCTGGCCCCTATGGTGCCATCTCCGGCGCTCCGGATGCTCAGGGGCTAAGGCTGCCCGCGGGCTTCAGCTCACGTATCGTCGCGCGCACCGGACAGCGCGTCCCCGGCACCCGCTACACGTGGCACGCCGCTCCGGACGGCGGCACCTGTTTCCCCACCGACGATGGCGGCTGGGTCTACACCTCCAACTGTGAGTTGCCGCTGATTGGAGGTGCCTCATCGATTCGCTTCGATGGAGGCGGCAACGTGACGAGCGCCTACCGCATCCTCGAGGGCACCCAGCTCAACTGCGCCGGGGGGCCCACGCCCTGGGGTACCTGGTTGTCCTGTGAGGAGTGGGACGGGGGCCATGTCTGGGAATGCAATCCCCAGGACCCCTCACAGGGCCTGCGGCGGAGTGCGCTGGGCACCTTCGCCCACGAGGCCGTCGCCGTGGACCCGGTGGGCATGCGCCTGTACCTGACGGAGGATCGGCCGGAGGGGCGGTTCTACCGCTTCACCCCCGCCCAGTGGCCCTCGCTGTCCTCGGGCACCTTGGAGGCCGCGAAGCTGAACGGCAGTGCGCTGGACGGCACCGCCACCTTCAGCTGGGTGAGGGTCTCCGCCTCGCTTCCCGCGTCGCTGCAGCTCGCCCGTTTCCTGACGACCGCGTTCGATGGCGGCGAGGGCTGCTGGTACGACAGCGGCACCATCTACTTCACGACCAAGGGCGACAATCGCGTCTGGGCCCACACCCCGGCCACCGGCAAGGTGGAGCTCCTCTACGACGACGACCTCTATCCGGAGTCGCCGCTACGCGGCGTGGACAACATCACCGTGTCCCGCTCGGGTGACCTCTACGTGGCTGAGGATGGTGACGACCTCCAGCTGTGCCTCTTCACCCCGGGCCCTGAGCGCTCTGTCGCGCCATTCCTCCAGGTGTTGGGGCACGCGGGGTCCGAACTCACCGGCCCCGCCTTCTGTCCGGATGGCCAGCGGCTGTACTTCAGCTCGCAGCGTGGGACGGATGGCAACGGCGTCACCTTCGAGGTGCGCGGCCCGTTCCGCTGAAGCCAGGATGCGCCCCGCGCGGTGCTGTTCGTCGCGTGGGGGCGTGTCGTGTCGGAGGGCCCGAAGCCATCGAGAGCAAGCGCTCGGCTCCGGGCCCTTCGTCATTGGACGAGACGTCGCTGCCGCTCGTACGGCGTCAGGCCGTGGCGGAGCGCACCGCCGCGAGCAGCTCGCCAGAGTCGACGAGCTGGCTCACCGCCTCGATGTCGCGGTGCAGCTCGCGGTCCTTGTCCATGTGGGGGACCTTCGAGCGCACCAGCTCGTACGCCGCGAGGGCGCCCTTGCCGGGCTTCAGCGGCAGGCGGAAGTCCAGGGCCTGCGCCGCCACCAGGATTTCAATCGCGAGGCACGAACGGGCGAAGTCGCTGACCTGACGGCCCTTGAGCGCCGCCGTCATGCCCATGGACACGTGGTCCTCGCGGCCCGCGGATGACGGAATCGAATCCACGGACGCGGGGTGGCTCAGCACGCGGGACTCGGCCACCAGCGCGGCGCTGGTCACCTGCGCGATCATGAAGCCGGAGTTCAACCCGGAGTTCTTCGCCAGGAAGGCCGGCAGGTTGGACAGCGACGGGTTCACGAGCTGCTCCACGCGCCGCTCGCTGATGGACGACAGCTGCGTCAGCGCCATGGCCACCACGTCCATGGCCAGGGAGATGGGCTGGCCATGGAAGTTGCCGCCCGACACGATGCGCTCCGTGTCCGCGAACACGAGCGGGTTGTCCGTGGCGCTGTTGACCTCCACCTCCAGGATGCGCCGGGAGAACGCGATGCCCTCGCGCGCCGCGCCGTGCACCTGCGGCATGCAGCGCAGGGAGTAGGGGTCCTGCACCTTGCTGCAGTTGACGTGCGACTCCACCAGCTCGCTGCCCACCAGGATGCGCCGCAGGTGCGCCGCGACGTCCTTCTGGCCCGGGTGCGCGCGCACGTCGTGAATCTCAGGAATGAAGGGCTTGTGGCTTCCCAGCAGCCCTTCCAGCGTCATGGCGCCCGCGACGTCGGCGATGTCCGCCAGGGACTCCGCGCGAAGCTGGAGCAGGGTGCCCACCGCGCACATGGCCTGCGTGCCGTTCACCAGGGCGAGGCCCTCCTTGGCCTCCAACACCACCGGTTGCAGGCCGGCGCGCTCCAGCGCCTGCTTCGCGGGCATGCGCTGGCCCTGGTAGAAGGCTTCACCTTCGCCGATGAAGACGAGCGCCAGGTGCGCCAGCGGGGCGAGGTCCCCGGAGGCGCCCACGCTGCCCCGCTCGGGGACCACGGGCACGACGTCCCGGTTCAGCATGTCCAGCGCCAGGGCCAGCGTCTCCATGCGAATGCCGGAGTAGCCCTTGGCGAGCACGTTGCAGCGGAGCAGCAGGAGCGCCCGCGCTTCGGGAAGGGGGAGGGGCGTGCCGACGCCACACGCGTGGGAGAGGATGAGGTTGCGCTGAAGGTCGCGCAGGTCCTTCTTGTCGATGCGGACTTCGGCCAACGTGCCAAAGCCGGTGTTGATACCGTAGGCGGGCGTGTCTCCGGCGGCGACGCGGTCCACCAGGGCGCGCGAGGCCCGCACGCGGGTGGCGGCGTCGGGCGACAGCTCCACGGTGGCCTCGTTGCGAGCCACCTGGAGGATTTCCTCGAGCTTCAGGGTGTCACCGTCGATGAGGATACGGGGGCGCGACATTCGGGACTCCAATGGGTGCGACGAAAGGGCGGGCACCCTAACGTAAACGGGTGCGGAGGTGCTGGCCGGCGCTTTACACCCGCCGGCCGGGCTCGTATAGCTCCCGCCCGTCTGGAGAGGGAGGTTGCAGGCGCCGTGGCACTCATCGTCCAGAAGTATGGCGGTACCTCCGTAGGTGATGTGGCCCGCATCAAGAACGTGGCCCTGCGCTGCCTGGCCGCCCAGGAGGCGGGGCATGACGTGGTCGTCGTCGTGTCCGCCATGTCCGGCGAGACGAACCGGCTGCTGAAACTGGTGGCGCAAATCACCGACCGGCCGGACGAGCGCGAGCAGGACGTGGTCGTCGCCACCGGCGAGCAGGTCTCCATCGGCCTGCTGGCCATGGCCATCCACGCCCAGCAGGGGAAGGCGACCAGCTTCCTCGGCCAACAGGTGCGCATCGTCACCGACAGCACCTTCTCCAAAGCGCGAATCAAGAGCATCGACGCGCAGCCCATCCGCGCCGCGCTGGCTCGGGGCCACATCGTCGTGGTGGCGGGCTTCCAGGGTGTGGACGAGTCCGGCAGCGTCACCACGCTGGGCCGTGGCGGCTCCGACACCACCGCCGTGGCCGTGGCCGCCGCGCTGAACGCGGACGCCTGTGAAATCTACACGGACGTGGACGGCGTCTACACCACCGACCCCAACATGGTTCCGTCCGCGCGCAAGCTGGACCGCATCACCTACGAGGAGATGCTGGAGCTGGCCAGCGTGGGCGCCAAGGTGTTGCAGATCCGCTCGGTCGAGTTCGCCATGAAGTACAAGGTGCCGCTCTGGGTGAAGTCGTCCTTCACCGACGACCCCGGCACCCTCGTGTGCGAGGAGGACAGTTCCATGGAGGATGTGCTGGTCCGCGGCGTCGCGTATGACCGCAACGAGGCGAAGATCACGGTGTGCGGTGTGCCGGACGTCGCGGGCGCCGCGGCGAAGATCTTCGGTCCGCTCGATGAGAAGCACATCGTGGTGGACCTCATCGTGCAGAACCCGTCCAAGGACGGACGCACGGACGTGACCTTCACCGTGGGCAAGGCGGACTTCCTCGCCGCGCAGGAATTGGTGCGGAAGGTCGCCGAGGAGATTGGCGCGTCCGGTATCGAGACGGACGGGGACATCGCGAAGGTGTCCATCGTGGGTGTGGGCATGCGCAATCACTCGGGTGTGGCGGCGCGGATGTTCCGGGCGCTGTCCTCCGAGGGCATCAACATCCAGATGATCTCCACGTCGGAGATCAAGGTGTCCTGCGTGGTCCAGGCCAAGTACACGGAGCTGGCCGTGCGCGCGTTGCACACCGCCTTCGGGTTGGATCAGCCGATGCCGCCGGAAGGCGTCTCCGCCGTCTCCGAGATGGCGGCCCTGATGGGCGAGAAGGTCTGAGCGCGTGGCGAGCCGCACCGCCGCGCTCGCCGCCGTCGCGCTGGGGGTGTTGGGCGTGGGCGTCGTCGCACGCCTGCGCTGGCCGGATACGGCGCCCGCGTTGGACTGCGCCGCTGAGTCAGTGCGAATCCGTCCGGATGGTGTGGCCATCTGTGGAGACGGCGCCGTGCCGACCGGGGCCCAGGCGCTGGCCCTGGGGCGTCCGTTGGATTTGAACTCGGCGACCGAGGAGGAGCTTGCCCTGCTCCCGGGCGTCGGGCGCTCCCTGGCGCGGAGCCTCGTGGAGGCCCGCGAGGAGCAGGGCGGTTTCAAGAGCTGGGATGACGTGGATGCCGTCCGTGGCGTGGGGTCCGCCAAGTTGCAGACCCTCCGGGCGGCCACGGCGCTTGGAGCGCCTCCCGACGCCGGGCCCGTGTGGTAAGCACGTCGAGTGCAGATCTCGTGCCCTCAGTGCTCGATGCAGTACGTCCTCGACTCCCGCTTGCTGCCGCCGGGGGGCGCCTCCGTCCAGTGCACGCGCTGTGGTCACGTGTTCATGGCCACGCCACACGGTGCGCCGCCGCCCTCGCGCTCGACTCCGGCGGTGACGGGCGGGGCAGGGCCCGCGCGCTCGAGCACGAAGTCCACGCAGCTCTTCGCGGGAACTCCCCCTGGCGCCACGGCGGGTTCGTCCGTGACGACGACGACGCAGGTGTTCGGCGCGGGAGCCGTGGAGCGTTTGGCGCAAGCACCTTCGTCGGGGGCGCCGGTGGGGACGACGCAGTCGTACGGTGCGGTGGCGTCGAAGGGGCAGGGCGCCGACAACGCGACGCAGGCGTTCGGGGCGGTGCCTCCCGTGGCACCCGTTGGAACCACCCAGACTTTCGGGGCAGCTCCCGCGGCAAGCAACGCAACGCAGACGTTCGGCGCGGTGCCTCCTGTTGGAACCACGCAGACGTTCGGGGCAGCTCCCGCGGCGAGCAACGCAACGCAGACCTTCGGCGCGGCGCCTCCTGTTGGAACCACGCAGACGTTCGGGGCAGCTCCCGCGGCGAGCAACGCAACGCAGACGTTCGGCGCGGTGCCTCCCGTCGGAACCACGCAGACGTTCGGGGCAGCTCCGGCGACTGGGCGGGGAACTGACAACGCGACACAGGCGTTCGGGGCGGCGCCCCCGGTAGCCCCCGTGCCGCAGACGCAGGCGTTCGGGACGATGCCTTTCAGGGGACCGGCGGCCGATGCTGGCGCCTCGTCGCAGGGCGGAACTCCCGGAGCCGGGACACAGATGTTCGGCGCGGTTCCTCCAGTGGCACCTGTCATTCCCCCCGTTGGAAAGACGCAGACCTACGGCACGGTTGCCGGACAGCAACACGGGGCGCCAGGGAGTGCCGGACCTGGCTCCGTGGCGCCCGGCAACGCGACCCAGACCTTTGGGGCGTACGCGCCTCCTCAGGCTGGCGCTTTCATGATGCCAGACCCGGGTTCCGTGCCCACGCCGCCTCCCGTGAGCCCGATTCACGCCGGTGGGGCGCAGGTTGCACCGCAGGGCTCCGCCTCGGCGGACGGCGCCCCCGTTGGATTCGCCGCGCCTCCCGCGAGCGATTCCGTGGCCCCATTGGGGCGCAGCCAGACGTTCAGCGCCGTTCAGCCGCCTGCTTCCGAGGCACCTGTGGGGTCGAAGCGGATCTTCGGCTCCGTGCCGCCCGTTCCCGCGCCCGCGAGCCTGTCCGGCGATGCCCCCACATCGTCACCGGATGCCGCCGAGCCCTTCGCGGGCGTCCGAACGACGAGCCCCTATGGCCTGTCACCGCTGTCCGGCGCCGACAATGGCATCCAGCTCCCGCCAGAATCGGAGCCCACCGAGGCGCCGGGCGCCGGGGCAGGGGGGCTGAGTGCCCTCAATGACTCCAGTGACTCGGACCTGGGCCCTCTGGCCGGGGCCGCATCACGCCGGGCCCCGCTGGAGCTGCCTCCGGACCTGATTGCGTCGACCCGCCTGTCGATGGACGGAGCGCGGGCGTTCGAGCACGGCAGCTCCCAGCGAATCCGCCCCCGGGTGGTGCTGGCCATCCTGTTTGGACTCATCGTGGTGGCCTCGCTGGGCTACGTCGCGCTGAAGAACCGCGGGGTGGAGATCCCCGCCCATGTGGTGGATGCGACGGACCGTGCGTCGGTGCTGCTCCGTCGGGATGACTCCACCAACCGTCATCAGGCCATCGAACGGCTGCGAACCATCGCCACCGAGAATCCCGGCTACGTCGACGTCCAGGCCGAGCTGGCGGTAGCGCTCACGCTCAGTCTGTCGGATGCCCAGGCGGATGCCGAGCGTCTGCGCCTCCGGGGCGCTGCCATCGCCCGCGGGCTGGAGGCCGCGGCGAAGATGCGCGTCCTTGCCGACCAGGTGGCGCGCCGCACCTCACTCCAGCAGGAGCAGGACGCCAACGCGCGCGAAATGGCGTCCCTGCGTGACACCACCGACACGCTTCGCAAGGAGCTGGACGTGCAGTTGGCCCAGCTGAGCAAGGCGCCGGAGTCCGAGCCGCCCAGTGCCGCGGCGGCGCGGCTCAAGGCACGCGCCCTCCATGCCTCCGTCCTGGCGGCGCCGGACTCCCTGGCCCTGGCCGAGCGTCTGCGCAACGTGGAGAGCGCCCCGTACCCGTGGAGCACGCTGGCTCGGGCCGAGTACGCGCTGATCGCCGGGTCGCCGCCAGAGTCGCTCGAGGCGGTGTCGAGGGATCTGGAGGCGCTGCGCCAGGCCGACAGCACGCTGCTGCGCGCCTACCTGCTCGGTGCTCGCGTGGCGCTGAAGCTGAAGGACACGGCAGCCGCCCGTTCACTCCTGGACGACGCCGTGGCGCTGAACCCGGACCACCAGGCGGCGGCTCGGCTGATCGCGCAGATTGACGCGGACGCCGCCTCGCCCTGAAACGACGACCGCTTCCGCCGTCTCGAGGGCTGGAGAAAGTCCAGTCCCTCACCCAGGGAAGAGCCCTCCGTGGCGCCACTGCCTGTGATTTCAAGCGCGTGGAAGAGGCACGCCTCTTGCTGAACCCGGACCCGTTTCGAGGACTGGGTGCTGGGAGGCAGGGTAGATGGCGGAGGTCTTCTTCTGGTGTGCCGTGCTGCTGCTAGCACACACTTACTTTCTCTATCCCTTGAGCCTTTTTTTGCTCGAAGGGGCCGCGCAGGTGCTCAAGAACGCCCGCGATGTGCGGCGCGCGGAAACAGGCAATCAAGGCTCTGGCGGGCAGCGGGCGTTGCCCTCGGTGAGTCTGGTGGTGGCGGCCTACAACGAGGCTTCGTGCATCCAGCAGAAGCTGGAGAACAGCCTCGCGCTGGCGTACCCGGCGGAGCGGTTCGAGGTGCTCATCGGTTCGGATGGTTCGTCGGACGGGACGGATGACATCGTCCGCGCCTGCTCCGACGCGCGCGTGCGGCTGTCACCGGCGCCTCGAGCGGGCAAGACGACGGTGCTCAACCGCTGCATCCCCATGGCGCAGGGGGACATCGTCGTTCTTTCCGACGCGAACACGATGATCGAACCCGAGGCCATCGAGCGGCTGGTGCGCCACTTCGAGGACCCGGAGGTGGGGGCGGTCTGCGGCAAGCTGCGGCTCTACAACCCCACGAAGCAGGACTACGAGGAGAGCGCGTACTGGAGCTACGAGTCGCTCATCAAGATGTACGAGGGGCGGCGCGGCGCGGTGGTGGGTGCCAACGGTGGCCTCTATGCCATCCGGCGCTCGCTGTTCACCCTGCTGCCGCCGTCCACCATCGTGGACGACTTCGTGATTCCGCTGCGCATCCTGGATCAGGGCTACAAGGTCGTCTACGAAGAGCACGCCGTGGCGCACGAGGAGACCACGGAGGATTATGGCAAGGAGTTCGGCCGTCGGGCGCGCATCGCCGCGGGCAACTTCCAGAGCATCCGCATGGTGCCCGGGCTGTTGCTGCCGACCGCGGGCTTCCCGGCCTTCGCCTTCTGGTCGCACAAGCTGCTGCGTTGGTGCGCCCCCGCGCTGATGGGGATGGCGCTGGTGGCGAACCTGTTCCTGCTGGACCGGCTCTTCTACCAGCTCACCCTGTTCAGCCAGGTGCTGTTCTACGCGCTCGCGTACCTGGGGAAGACGGGGGTGCTGAAGCGGGGCACGGCGAAGAAGGCCGCGTCGGTGGCGTACTACTTCGTGACCATGAACCTGGCCATCGTCGTGGGGTTCTGGCGCTTCCTGCGCAACTCGCAGCGCGCCGCGTGGGACCGGACGGCGCGCGCGTAGTCGGAATCCAGGATCCCGTTACCGGAGTGCCACGGGGACGGGCTTCTGGGCCTTGGGGCTCTTGGGCAGCACGCTGCCGTAGCCCCCGAAGAGCTGCCCGGTGAGGACGGGCTCGCGGTTGGGGCCCGGGTGCCGGAGCATGTCGTTGAGCACCTCGCCCGTCTTCGGATCCCTCCGAAGGTGCGGGCGTTCCAGGTTCATGCGGTAGCGCACGACGCCTCGGCGCACGCGGTGGATGACGGTGACCGTCCCGCTGGCGCTGACGTTCTCCACGATGCCCACGTGGGTGAGGCCGTCATTGCGGCGCCCGTCGCGGTTCTGGTCATACGTCTCGTTGAAGAAGACGAGGTCGCCCGGGGTCGGCCGCTCTTCCGAGTACACGCGGCCTCGCGAGCGGGCGAAGCGGTACATGGCGGTGACGCCGTTGTCGCCGGGCTGCACCGTTCCCCGGAAGGTGACGCCGGCCTGGGCGTAGACGCCTTCGATGAGGCCGGTGCAATCGGACGGGTACTTGCGGCCGTTGAGTGCGACTTGCGTCTTGCCCACCAGCGAGCGCGCCGTGGTCACCACCTTGGTGCGGGCATCACCGGCCACGGGGGTGGGGCGCGTGGCTCGCACCGGCGTCGCACGGGACTTGCCACCCGACGCCTTGGCCGGGCGGGCGGCCACCGTGCCGGGACGCGCCGCGGGCGCCTCGCGGTTCGCGGTGGCCACCTGCTTGGAAAGGGACTCGCGCGGGAAGGCGGGCGGGGAGGCGGAGCGGTAGCGAAGACTGTAGGAGTCCAGCCATGGCTCCAGCGGCGCGCCCGTGGTGGCGCAGCCGGTCGCCAGCGTGGCGAGGATTCCCATCAGCGTGACTGTCCTCATGGTGCGACCTCCCTGTAGCGTCCTGGGGGCACATGGTCCGCCCGGGAAGTCGTGTCGTCAAAAAACCTACCCAGGCAGCCGTCCGTCCGCGCTTGGGTTTCCGGGTGGGCGCGGGTGCGGTATTGCTCCAGGGACATGGCCTCCTTTCGCCGAGCCCTCGCCGTCCTGTTGCTGGCCACTGGCTGCATCCCCTCGCCGTATGACCGCGCGGCGAAGAAGGACACCATCGACGGCTATCGCGCCTTCCTTCGCGAGTACCCCACGCACGCGGACACCGACGCGGCCGAGGCGCGGCTGGAGGAACTGGAGTTCGAGGAAGCGAAGCGCCTGCACACGGTGATTGCCTACAAGCGCTTCCTGGAGGCGTACCCCGACGCGGCCCAGGCGCGCACGGCGAAGACGCTGTTGGAGGGCCTGCGCTTCAACGGGGCGAAGGAGACGGACACCGTCGCCGGCTGGCGCCAGTTCCTCCAGGAGCACCCGGACGGCGTCCAGCGCGACGAGGCGAAGCGCCTGCTGGCGGAGGCGGAAGCACGTGAGCTGGCCACCACGGAGGATCCGCGCAAGCTGGCGGAGTACCTGCGCGCGTCGCCGGATGATCCCCGCCGCCAGGACGTGGAGGCCCGCCTGGATGCTCAAGCCTTCGCGCAGGCCAAGGCCTCCGGCGCGACGAAGCTCTTCGCGTACCTCAAGGAGCACCCGGCCGGCGCGCACCGCGAGGAGGCGCGCGTCCTGCTGCTGCAACTGGAAGTGGAGGGCCTGCTCGTCTCTGGCCTGGTGGACGAGGCCGAGGCCCGGGTGAAGGCCCATCCCCTGGGCCCGAAGCTCACCGCCTTCCCGGCGCGGCTGGCCCACGCCCGCGCCGAGCGCGCCGCCCTGGCCCGGCCGGAGCCGCTGGCCCAAGCCGCCCACGTGGGGCACTACCTGCGCGGGGTGGAGGACCTGAACCGCGCGCTGGTGGCGCCCGACGCGCTGGACCGCTGGCAGGCCGCGGAGGAGCTGGGGCAGCACGTGTCGGTGCGCGTGTTGGATCCGCTGCTGGAGAGCCTTCGCGCGGCGCGTAACCCGTTGATCCGACAGCACGCCCTGGAGTCCCTGCGCACGGTGCTGGCGGCGCTGCCCAAGCCCGT is a genomic window containing:
- a CDS encoding CHAP domain-containing protein, whose amino-acid sequence is MRTVTLMGILATLATGCATTGAPLEPWLDSYSLRYRSASPPAFPRESLSKQVATANREAPAARPGTVAARPAKASGGKSRATPVRATRPTPVAGDARTKVVTTARSLVGKTQVALNGRKYPSDCTGLIEGVYAQAGVTFRGTVQPGDNGVTAMYRFARSRGRVYSEERPTPGDLVFFNETYDQNRDGRRNDGLTHVGIVENVSASGTVTVIHRVRRGVVRYRMNLERPHLRRDPKTGEVLNDMLRHPGPNREPVLTGQLFGGYGSVLPKSPKAQKPVPVALR
- a CDS encoding tetratricopeptide repeat protein yields the protein MMPDPGSVPTPPPVSPIHAGGAQVAPQGSASADGAPVGFAAPPASDSVAPLGRSQTFSAVQPPASEAPVGSKRIFGSVPPVPAPASLSGDAPTSSPDAAEPFAGVRTTSPYGLSPLSGADNGIQLPPESEPTEAPGAGAGGLSALNDSSDSDLGPLAGAASRRAPLELPPDLIASTRLSMDGARAFEHGSSQRIRPRVVLAILFGLIVVASLGYVALKNRGVEIPAHVVDATDRASVLLRRDDSTNRHQAIERLRTIATENPGYVDVQAELAVALTLSLSDAQADAERLRLRGAAIARGLEAAAKMRVLADQVARRTSLQQEQDANAREMASLRDTTDTLRKELDVQLAQLSKAPESEPPSAAAARLKARALHASVLAAPDSLALAERLRNVESAPYPWSTLARAEYALIAGSPPESLEAVSRDLEALRQADSTLLRAYLLGARVALKLKDTAAARSLLDDAVALNPDHQAAARLIAQIDADAASP
- a CDS encoding HEAT repeat domain-containing protein; translated protein: MASFRRALAVLLLATGCIPSPYDRAAKKDTIDGYRAFLREYPTHADTDAAEARLEELEFEEAKRLHTVIAYKRFLEAYPDAAQARTAKTLLEGLRFNGAKETDTVAGWRQFLQEHPDGVQRDEAKRLLAEAEARELATTEDPRKLAEYLRASPDDPRRQDVEARLDAQAFAQAKASGATKLFAYLKEHPAGAHREEARVLLLQLEVEGLLVSGLVDEAEARVKAHPLGPKLTAFPARLAHARAERAALARPEPLAQAAHVGHYLRGVEDLNRALVAPDALDRWQAAEELGQHVSVRVLDPLLESLRAARNPLIRQHALESLRTVLAALPKPVAEYEVASRLDALRERATSAEMYLTVAVLLDLSGQLAQASTEYQRAAESGVPDPVILRRWVQIREERRQHFSAAVAARQLALWSLEVAQEEPVTPEGRVPLASARQLCAAAVNANFAAEAIARARSASTEFPEDLAEFERKAADAKRLADARLADAELLLREQSPGVKTCADRGVRDRLENAVKERTAALDSVATKLPQVGRLLLEVARERDPSPQVREAASARLTALKPVP
- a CDS encoding glycosyltransferase family 2 protein; translated protein: MAEVFFWCAVLLLAHTYFLYPLSLFLLEGAAQVLKNARDVRRAETGNQGSGGQRALPSVSLVVAAYNEASCIQQKLENSLALAYPAERFEVLIGSDGSSDGTDDIVRACSDARVRLSPAPRAGKTTVLNRCIPMAQGDIVVLSDANTMIEPEAIERLVRHFEDPEVGAVCGKLRLYNPTKQDYEESAYWSYESLIKMYEGRRGAVVGANGGLYAIRRSLFTLLPPSTIVDDFVIPLRILDQGYKVVYEEHAVAHEETTEDYGKEFGRRARIAAGNFQSIRMVPGLLLPTAGFPAFAFWSHKLLRWCAPALMGMALVANLFLLDRLFYQLTLFSQVLFYALAYLGKTGVLKRGTAKKAASVAYYFVTMNLAIVVGFWRFLRNSQRAAWDRTARA